One part of the Marinobacterium rhizophilum genome encodes these proteins:
- a CDS encoding AzlD domain-containing protein, which produces MSELQLWLLFLAVGLGTFALRLSFIQFHGQLRLPPVLNRALAYVPASVLAALVLPSVVYPAADSELTLANPRILAALVAALVAWKTKNILYTLLSGMAVLWLLQLLG; this is translated from the coding sequence GCGGTGGGGCTGGGTACCTTTGCGCTGCGCCTGTCCTTTATCCAGTTTCACGGCCAGCTGCGCCTGCCGCCGGTACTGAACCGGGCTCTGGCCTATGTGCCTGCCAGTGTGCTGGCCGCCCTGGTGCTGCCCTCGGTGGTATACCCTGCGGCGGACTCGGAACTGACCCTGGCGAACCCCCGTATCCTGGCAGCCCTGGTGGCGGCCCTGGTGGCATGGAAAACGAAGAATATTCTCTACACCCTGCTCAGTGGCATGGCGGTACTCTGGCTGCTGCAATTGCTGGGCTGA
- a CDS encoding DUF2789 domain-containing protein, which produces MDTSQHSMHNLFEQLGLPSTEQDVEQFIRIHRLFSQDIRLDQATFWTPVQAAFLREAVDEDSDWCEVVDELNTRLRN; this is translated from the coding sequence ATGGATACCTCGCAACACAGCATGCATAACCTGTTCGAACAGCTTGGCCTGCCCAGCACCGAGCAGGACGTCGAGCAGTTTATTCGCATCCACCGGCTGTTCAGCCAGGACATCCGCCTTGATCAGGCGACGTTCTGGACGCCCGTGCAGGCCGCCTTTCTGCGCGAAGCCGTTGATGAGGACTCTGACTGGTGCGAAGTGGTCGATGAGCTCAACACCCGGCTGCGCAATTGA